The Metabacillus sediminilitoris genome window below encodes:
- the prfB gene encoding peptide chain release factor 2 (programmed frameshift) → MELVEIRHELENTAKRLADFRGSLDLDIKEARIQQLEGQMTAPDFWDNQNAAQAVINETNALKEMVDQFHELNESYENLQLTYELVKEEEDADLQEELVSEITDLVSKLNDFELQLLLSEQHDKNNAILELHPGAGGTESQDWGSMLLRMYTRWAEKKGFKVETLDYLPGDEAGIKSVTLLIKGHNAYGYLKAEKGVHRLVRISPFDSSGRRHTSFVSCEVMPEFNEEIEIEIRTEDLKVDTYRASGAGGQHINTTDSAVRITHLPTNVVVTCQTERSQIKNRERAMKMLQAKLYQKKIEEQEAELAEIRGEQKDIGWGSQIRSYVFHPYSMVKDHRTNTEIGNVHAVMDGELDPFIDAFLRSKLS, encoded by the exons ATGGAATTAGTAGAAATTCGACATGAACTTGAAAATACAGCTAAACGTTTAGCGGACTTTAGGGGGTCTCTT GACCTCGATATCAAAGAAGCGCGAATTCAGCAGCTTGAAGGGCAAATGACTGCACCTGATTTTTGGGATAACCAAAATGCGGCACAAGCTGTTATTAATGAAACAAATGCGTTAAAGGAAATGGTCGACCAATTTCATGAGTTAAACGAGTCTTATGAGAATTTGCAATTAACATATGAGCTTGTGAAGGAAGAGGAAGACGCAGATTTACAAGAGGAACTTGTTTCGGAAATCACGGATTTGGTAAGTAAGTTAAATGATTTCGAACTTCAGCTTCTTTTAAGTGAACAGCATGATAAAAATAATGCGATCTTAGAGCTGCATCCAGGTGCTGGCGGTACCGAGTCACAGGACTGGGGTTCAATGCTGCTTCGTATGTACACACGCTGGGCAGAGAAAAAGGGCTTCAAGGTTGAAACACTTGATTATTTACCAGGTGATGAAGCTGGGATCAAAAGTGTGACATTGCTTATTAAAGGACATAACGCTTACGGCTATTTGAAAGCTGAAAAAGGTGTCCATCGTTTAGTACGTATTTCACCATTTGATTCATCAGGTCGTCGTCATACATCATTCGTTTCTTGTGAAGTTATGCCAGAATTTAATGAAGAAATTGAAATTGAGATTCGGACGGAAGATTTAAAAGTTGATACGTACCGTGCAAGCGGTGCTGGTGGTCAGCATATTAATACAACTGACTCAGCGGTCCGGATTACACATCTTCCAACAAATGTTGTTGTGACATGCCAAACAGAGCGTTCACAAATTAAAAACCGTGAACGTGCGATGAAAATGCTTCAAGCGAAGCTTTATCAAAAGAAAATTGAAGAGCAGGAAGCAGAGCTTGCAGAAATCCGCGGCGAGCAAAAAGACATCGGTTGGGGAAGCCAAATTCGTTCATACGTCTTCCACCCATATTCAATGGTAAAAGACCACCGTACAAACACAGAAATTGGAAACGTGCATGCTGTTATGGATGGCGAGCTAGATCCATTTATTGATGCGTTTTTACGTTCAAAATTATCCTAA
- a CDS encoding YitT family protein, with protein MNVRKRHHHSNPNLEKFIEYLYILIGSAFVAIGFNLFLLPNRIASGGVSGISTILDAIFGFEPAYVQWAFNIPLFIAGVILLGKQFGFKTLIGTIFVPFVVFATRSWQPATLDPLLGSLFGGISIGLGLGIVFRGKASTGGTDLAAQIIHKFTGLSLGTCVALIDGLIVLLAAFVFDIERGLYALIALYVTSKTIDIVQIGWGRSKMVMIITNMQVEVQNAILNDIDRGVTRLTAHGGFTNNERPVLMCVVDQTEFTKLKQLVRSIDPDAFVTVTDASEVLGEGFKRT; from the coding sequence ATGAATGTACGGAAACGACATCATCATTCAAATCCTAACCTTGAAAAATTCATTGAATATCTATACATATTAATTGGGTCAGCCTTCGTCGCGATCGGTTTTAATTTGTTTTTACTTCCAAACCGGATTGCTTCCGGCGGTGTCAGTGGGATAAGTACCATTTTAGATGCGATATTTGGCTTTGAACCTGCTTATGTGCAATGGGCATTCAATATTCCGCTTTTCATTGCAGGTGTTATTTTACTAGGAAAACAGTTCGGGTTTAAGACATTGATTGGGACTATTTTTGTTCCGTTTGTTGTGTTTGCCACAAGAAGCTGGCAGCCGGCAACACTTGATCCGTTATTAGGTTCCTTATTTGGCGGAATTTCAATTGGCCTGGGGCTCGGAATTGTTTTTCGAGGGAAAGCATCGACGGGCGGAACAGACCTTGCCGCACAAATCATTCATAAATTTACCGGGCTATCACTCGGTACATGTGTTGCATTAATTGATGGATTAATTGTGTTATTAGCTGCATTTGTATTTGATATTGAACGGGGTCTTTATGCGTTAATCGCCCTGTATGTAACAAGTAAAACAATTGATATTGTGCAAATAGGCTGGGGACGTTCAAAAATGGTGATGATTATTACAAATATGCAGGTTGAGGTGCAAAATGCCATTCTGAACGATATTGACCGCGGTGTCACACGTCTAACAGCACATGGAGGTTTTACGAATAATGAAAGACCTGTATTGATGTGTGTTGTCGACCAGACTGAATTCACAAAATTGAAACAACTGGTAAGAAGTATTGATCCTGATGCATTTGTGACGGTTA